The proteins below come from a single Leopardus geoffroyi isolate Oge1 chromosome D3, O.geoffroyi_Oge1_pat1.0, whole genome shotgun sequence genomic window:
- the DDX51 gene encoding ATP-dependent RNA helicase DDX51 isoform X1, whose translation MALFHVARYAGPEAAGPEAGADGRARALLERLQCRARERQRRKQQQEPAGAAQNSEAAGRRRRRPRRSRRRECGGPPGSPQAPRGKRRKVDGEDADAGSGEEAPGESSASAQAAGPPGDSGERPPEEALGPPAHALLLGGFERSRAPKVQPFLPSWLAEPSCVGKSVTEDSVPIEDIPAVHPDMQKKLRAHGISSYFPVQAAVIPALLESTANGFLVARGGYRPSDLCVSAPTGSGKTLAFVIPVVQALLCRAVCQVRALVVLPTKELAQQVSKVFNVYTDATPLRVALITGQKSLVKEQESLVQSTADGFRCLADVVVATPGRLVDHIDQTPGFSLRHLRFLVIDEADRMIDSMHQSWLPRVVEAAFPSDSAKDPCALLQRRQLRATTAASTCCPQMPLQKLLFSATLTQNPEKLQQLGLHQPRLFSTGLARGGPKDADTDGDSGGKYTFPAGLSHCYVPCSLRTKPLVILHLILEMNFSRVLCFTNSRENSHRLFLLVQAFGGVTAAEFSSRCGPGQRKVVLKQFEQGKIRLLISTDATARGIDVQGVQLVVNYDAPQYLRTYVHRVGRTARAGRTGQAFTLLLKVQERRFLRMLAEAGAPELARHDIPGELLRPLVPRYEEALSQLEQAVKEERRQKAA comes from the exons ATGGCGCTCTTCCACGTAGCGCGGTACGCGGGCCCCGAGGCGGCCGGGCCGGAGGCCGGGGCGGACGGCCGGGCTCGCGCGCTGCTGGAGCGGCTGCAGTGCCGGGCCCGAGAGCGGCAGCGGcggaagcagcagcaggagcccGCGGGGGCCGCGCAGAACTCGGAGGCGGCgggacggcggcggcggcggccgcgcaGATCGCGGAGGCGCGAGTGCGGCGGGCCGCCGGGGAGCCCGCAGGCGCCGCGGGGGAAGCGGCGGAAAGTGGACGGCGAGGACGCGGACGCAG GGAGCGGCGAGGAGGCGCCCGGGGAGAGCAGCGCGAGCGCCCAGGCCGCGGGGCCGCCGGGGGACTCGGGAGAACGGCCTCCCGAAGAGGCCTTGGGGCCTCCAGCCCACGCCCTGCTGCTCGGGGGCTTTGAGAGAAGCAGGGCGCCAAAG GTCCAGCCTTTCCTGCCCTCGTGGTTGGCTGAGCCAAGCTGTGTCGGAAAGAGCGTCACCGAAGATTCGGTGCCTATCGAGGACATCCCTGCCGTCCATCCTGACATGCAGAAGAAGCTGCGGGCACACGGCATCTCCTCCTACTTTCCAG TCCAGGCCGCGGTGATTCCCGCTCTCCTGGAGAGCACAGCTAACGGGTTTCTGGTGGCCAGAGGCGGCTACCGGCCCAGCGACCTTTGCGTGTCTGCCCCAACGGGCAGCGGGAAGACCCTGGCCTTCGTCATCCCCGTGGTACAG GCCCTGCTGTGTCGCGCCGTGTGCCAGGTCCGAGCCTTGGTCGTGCTGCCCACCAAGGAGCTGGCCCAGCAG GTGAGCAAAGTGTTCAACGTCTACACGGACGCCACTCCTCTGCGTGTCGCCCTGATCACTGGGCAGAAATCGCTGGTCAAGGAGCAGGAGAGTCTTGTTCAGAGCAC AGCAGACGGCTTCCGCTGCTTGGCTGATGTGGTGGTGGCCACCCCTGGCCGCCTGGTGGACCACATCGACCAGACCCCGGGGTTCAGCCTCCGGCATCTCCGCTTCCTG GTCATCGACGAGGCCGACCGGATGATCGACAGCATGCACCAGTCCTGGCTGCCCCGGGTGGTGGAGGCGGCCTTCCCGAGCGATAGCGCCAAGGACCCCTGTGCTCTGCTCCAGAGGAGGCAGCTCAGGGCCACCACTGCTGCCAG CACCTGCTGCCCTCAGATGCCGCTGCAGAAGCTGCTCTTCTCGGCCACCCTGACCCAGAACCCTGAGAAGCTGCAGCAGCTGGGCCTCCACCAGCCCCGGCTCTTCTCCACGGGGCTGGCACGTGGGGGCCCCAAAGATGCGGACACGGACGGGGACTCGGGCGGGAAGTACACCTTCCCCGCAGGGCTCTCG CATTGCTACGTCCCCTGCAGCCTCCGCACGAAGCCACTGGTCATCCTGCACCTGATCCTGGAGATGAACTTTTCCAGGGTCCTCTGCTTTACCAACTCCCGCGAGAACTCACACAG GCTCTTCCTGCTAGTCCAGGCTTTCGGAGGTGTGACGGCGGCCGAGTTCTCCTCCCGCTGCGGGCCTGGCCAGAGAAAGGTGGTCTTGAAGCAGTTTGAGCAGGGCAAGATCCGGCT CCTCATCAGCACAGACGCCACGGCTCGAGGCATCGACGTGCAGGGAGTGCAGCTGGTCGTCAACTACGACGCACCCCAGTACCTGCGGACCTACGTGCACCG GGTCGGGAGAACCGCCCGCGCGGGAAGAACCGGACAGGCCTTCACGCTGCTGCTCAAGGTGCAG GAGAGGAGGTTCCTCCGGATGCTGGCCGAGGCGGGGGCACCGGAGCTGGCACGGCACGACATCCCCGGCGAGCTCCTGAGGCCGCTGGTCCCTCGCTACGAGGAGGCCTTGTCCCAGCTGGAGCAGGCCGTCAAG GAAGAGCGAAGACAGAAGGCGGCCTAG
- the NOC4L gene encoding nucleolar complex protein 4 homolog, which yields MERDPGPGGARRALGRLLEAVLASRREANAVFDILAVLQSEDPEETQEAVRACSRLFGALLERGELFVGQLPSEDTVMAGSQGATRKYKVWMRHRYHSCCNRLRELLAHPSFEVKELALSTLMKFVQLEGAHPLEKPKWEGNYLFPRQLFKSVVEGLLSPEEDHSLLVSRFQAHLEHDDIRYHTMQAATGVVGQVADGCPEVPPAFWNNAFALLSAVSLPCQEISSSSFYVKHAELSHKWKVAHLKEHKKAFQLMWLGFLKHKLPLSLYKKVLVIMHDAILPHLAQPTLMIDFLTRAYDMGGAISLLALNGLFILIHKHNLEYPDFYRKLYGLLDPSVFHVKYRARFFHLADLFLSSSHLPAYLVAAFAKRLSRLALTAPPEALLMVLPFICNLLRRHPACRVLVHRPPGPELDADPYDPAEEDPAKSRALESSLWELQTLQRHYHPEVSQAASVINQALSVPETSIAPLLELTAFEVFERDLKKKRGQEPVPLEFLPAQGLLGRQDELCAQHFTLS from the exons atgGAGCGGGACCCCGGCCCCGGGGGCGCGCGCCGGGCGCTGGGCCGCCTGCTGGAGGCGGTGCTGGCGAGTCGCCGCGAGGCCAACGCCGTGTTCGACATCCTGGCCGTGCTGCAG TCGGAGGACCCGGAGGAGACCCAGGAAGCGGTGCGCGCGTGCAGCCGCCTATTCGGGGCCCTGCTGGAGCGGGGAGAGCTGTTTGTGGGCCAGCTGCCCTCTGAGGACACGGTCATGGCAG GGTCCCAGGGGGCGACGCGGAAGTACAAGGTGTGGATGAGACACAGGTACCACAGCTGCTGTAACCGCCTGCGGGAGCTTCTGGCCCACCCCTCCTTTGAGGTCAAG GAGCTGGCTCTCAGCACGCTCATGAAGTTCGTACAGCTGGAGGGAGCACATCCCCTGGAGAAACCCAAGTGGGAGGGCAACTACCTGTTCCCTCGCCAGCTTTTCAAG TCGGTGGTGGAAGGCCTGCTGTCTCCGGAGGAGGACCACTCGCTGCTGGTGTCCCGGTTCCAGGCGCACCTAGAGCACGACGACATCCGCTACCACACGATGCAGGCGGCCACGGGCGTCGTGGGCCAGGTGGCTGACGGGTGCCCCGAG GTGCCGCCTGCTTTCTGGAACAACGCCTTCGCGCTGCTGTCTGCCGTGAGCCTCCCCTGCCAGGAGATCAGCTCCTCCAGCTTCTATGTGAAACACGCTG AGCTGTCGCACAAGTGGAAGGTCGCTCATCTGAAG gaGCACAAGAAGGCCTTCCAGCTGATGTGGCTTGGCTTTCTCAAGCACAAG CTGCCCCTCAGCCTGTACAAGAAGGTGCTGGTGATCATGCACGATGCCATCCTGCCCCACCTGGCCCAGCCCACCCTCATGATCGACTTCCTTACCCGCGCCTACGACATGG GGGGCGCCATCAGCTTGTTGGCCTTGAACGGACTTTTCATCCTGATTCACAAGCACAACCT CGAGTACCCTGATTTCTACCGGAAACTCTACGGTCTCCTGGACCCGTCTGTCTTCCACGTCAAGTATCGGGCCCGGTTTTTCCACCTGGCCGACCTCTTCCTGTCGTCCTC CCATCTGCCCGCCTACCTGGTGGCTGCCTTCGCCAAGCGCTTGTCCCGCCTGGCGCTGACGGCGCCCCCCGAGGCCTTGCTCATGGTGCTGCCCTTCATCTGCAACCTGCTGCGCCGACACCCCGCCTGCCGCGTGCTGGTGCACCGCCCGCCGGGCCCCG AGCTGGATGCCGACCCGTACGATCCTGCAGAGGAGGACCCGGCCAAGAGCCGCGCCCTGGAGAGCTCGCTGTGGGAGCTGCAG ACCCTCCAGCGGCATTACCACCCTGAGGTGTCGCAGGCCGCCAGCGTCATCAACCAGGCGCTGTCGGTGCCCGAGACCAGCATCGCACCCCTGCTGGAGCTCACGGCGTTCGAG GTGTTCGAGCGGGACCTGAAGAAGAAGAGGGGCCAGGAGCCGGTGCCCCTGGAGTTCCTCCCGGCGCAGGGGCTGCTGGGCCGGCAGGATGAGCTCTGCGCCCAGCACTTCACGCTCAGCTGA
- the DDX51 gene encoding ATP-dependent RNA helicase DDX51 isoform X2 yields MALFHVARYAGPEAAGPEAGADGRARALLERLQCRARERQRRKQQQEPAGAAQNSEAAGRRRRRPRRSRRRECGGPPGSPQAPRGKRRKVDGEDADAGSGEEAPGESSASAQAAGPPGDSGERPPEEALGPPAHALLLGGFERSRAPKVQPFLPSWLAEPSCVGKSVTEDSVPIEDIPAVHPDMQKKLRAHGISSYFPVQAAVIPALLESTANGFLVARGGYRPSDLCVSAPTGSGKTLAFVIPVVQALLCRAVCQVRALVVLPTKELAQQVSKVFNVYTDATPLRVALITGQKSLVKEQESLVQSTADGFRCLADVVVATPGRLVDHIDQTPGFSLRHLRFLVIDEADRMIDSMHQSWLPRVVEAAFPSDSAKDPCALLQRRQLRATTAASTCCPQMPLQKLLFSATLTQNPEKLQQLGLHQPRLFSTGLARGGPKDADTDGDSGGKYTFPAGLSHCYVPCSLRTKPLVILHLILEMNFSRVLCFTNSRENSHRLFLLVQAFGGVTAAEFSSRCGPGQRKVVLKQFEQGKIRL; encoded by the exons ATGGCGCTCTTCCACGTAGCGCGGTACGCGGGCCCCGAGGCGGCCGGGCCGGAGGCCGGGGCGGACGGCCGGGCTCGCGCGCTGCTGGAGCGGCTGCAGTGCCGGGCCCGAGAGCGGCAGCGGcggaagcagcagcaggagcccGCGGGGGCCGCGCAGAACTCGGAGGCGGCgggacggcggcggcggcggccgcgcaGATCGCGGAGGCGCGAGTGCGGCGGGCCGCCGGGGAGCCCGCAGGCGCCGCGGGGGAAGCGGCGGAAAGTGGACGGCGAGGACGCGGACGCAG GGAGCGGCGAGGAGGCGCCCGGGGAGAGCAGCGCGAGCGCCCAGGCCGCGGGGCCGCCGGGGGACTCGGGAGAACGGCCTCCCGAAGAGGCCTTGGGGCCTCCAGCCCACGCCCTGCTGCTCGGGGGCTTTGAGAGAAGCAGGGCGCCAAAG GTCCAGCCTTTCCTGCCCTCGTGGTTGGCTGAGCCAAGCTGTGTCGGAAAGAGCGTCACCGAAGATTCGGTGCCTATCGAGGACATCCCTGCCGTCCATCCTGACATGCAGAAGAAGCTGCGGGCACACGGCATCTCCTCCTACTTTCCAG TCCAGGCCGCGGTGATTCCCGCTCTCCTGGAGAGCACAGCTAACGGGTTTCTGGTGGCCAGAGGCGGCTACCGGCCCAGCGACCTTTGCGTGTCTGCCCCAACGGGCAGCGGGAAGACCCTGGCCTTCGTCATCCCCGTGGTACAG GCCCTGCTGTGTCGCGCCGTGTGCCAGGTCCGAGCCTTGGTCGTGCTGCCCACCAAGGAGCTGGCCCAGCAG GTGAGCAAAGTGTTCAACGTCTACACGGACGCCACTCCTCTGCGTGTCGCCCTGATCACTGGGCAGAAATCGCTGGTCAAGGAGCAGGAGAGTCTTGTTCAGAGCAC AGCAGACGGCTTCCGCTGCTTGGCTGATGTGGTGGTGGCCACCCCTGGCCGCCTGGTGGACCACATCGACCAGACCCCGGGGTTCAGCCTCCGGCATCTCCGCTTCCTG GTCATCGACGAGGCCGACCGGATGATCGACAGCATGCACCAGTCCTGGCTGCCCCGGGTGGTGGAGGCGGCCTTCCCGAGCGATAGCGCCAAGGACCCCTGTGCTCTGCTCCAGAGGAGGCAGCTCAGGGCCACCACTGCTGCCAG CACCTGCTGCCCTCAGATGCCGCTGCAGAAGCTGCTCTTCTCGGCCACCCTGACCCAGAACCCTGAGAAGCTGCAGCAGCTGGGCCTCCACCAGCCCCGGCTCTTCTCCACGGGGCTGGCACGTGGGGGCCCCAAAGATGCGGACACGGACGGGGACTCGGGCGGGAAGTACACCTTCCCCGCAGGGCTCTCG CATTGCTACGTCCCCTGCAGCCTCCGCACGAAGCCACTGGTCATCCTGCACCTGATCCTGGAGATGAACTTTTCCAGGGTCCTCTGCTTTACCAACTCCCGCGAGAACTCACACAG GCTCTTCCTGCTAGTCCAGGCTTTCGGAGGTGTGACGGCGGCCGAGTTCTCCTCCCGCTGCGGGCCTGGCCAGAGAAAGGTGGTCTTGAAGCAGTTTGAGCAGGGCAAGATCCGGCTGTGA